The proteins below come from a single Periophthalmus magnuspinnatus isolate fPerMag1 chromosome 7, fPerMag1.2.pri, whole genome shotgun sequence genomic window:
- the LOC117373075 gene encoding uncharacterized protein LOC117373075 has protein sequence MSDCKHGGLHESAQEHVSLDQSACLSPDQGQILGLTDMSECDYTHLQHIIQTHIDTQRQNPDIHTNQNTNMDKNTIISPLSTVQAIDLSTASDGHDGHVLPVEKTPTYGEVPGYVLAKIKGGDTTAAPPGTCSVTSLTKGSSAARVCLEKRFSAVTGALGQQDLQSSVLSDFLTVVQQPPETQDAGAHPIRQRWIRCDTRTGSLIGLFNPVNNICGAVMHQSLIIPKGLPLNLCPERVQARNHIVKPNSPLLNDKKTSPAPKSVQCAKSTATKDTSDSPGDTGSGGRKRESGVVPRSLRKERHNSKERERRRRIRVCCDELNTLVPFCHTHTDKVTTLQWTTAYVRYISKIYGEALREDFQKTFTDKDGLMLDPSSVNALILQETQNICMTVEP, from the exons ATGTCGGACTGTAAACATGGCGGCCTGCACGAGTCTGCACAAGAACACGTCAGTCTGGACCAAAGTGCGTGTTTGTCTCCGGACCAGGGACAGATACTGGGTCTAACAGACATGTCCGAATGCGACTACACCCACCTCCAGCACATCATCCAAACACACATAGACACCCAGAGACAAAACCCGGACATCCACACAAACCAGAACACAAACAtggataaaaacacaataatatctCCGCTATCAACTGTACAAGCCATAGACCTGTCCACCGCATCTGACGGACACGACGGACACGTTTTACCTGTGGAGAAGACGCCCACTTACGGAGAGGTACCTGGTTATGTGTTGGCCAAAATCAAAGGAGGGGACACGACCGCTGCTCCGCCGGGCACCTGCTCCGTCACGTCTCTAACCAAAGGCTCCTCCGCTGCAAGAGTCTGTTTGGAGAAGAGATTCAGCGCCGTCACAGGAGCTTTGGGACAACAAGATCTTCAGTCTTCCGTCCTTAGCGA CTTTCTGACGGTGGTCCAGCAGCCTCCAGAGACACAAGATGCAGGTGCTCACCCCATTCGTCAGAGGTGGATCAGGTGCGACACGAGAACCGGCTCGCTCATAGGACTATTTAACCCTGTAAacaacatttgtggagca GTCATGCACCAAAGCTTGATCATTCCCAAGGGACTTCCTCTGAATCTCTGCCCAGAAAGAGTCCAAGCCAGAAACCACATTGTAAAACCCAACTCTCCATTATTAAACG ATAAAAAAACCTCCCCGGCGCCTAAAAGCGTTCAGTGCGCGAAATCCACAGCAACCAAAGACACGTCCGATTCTCCTGGAGACACTGGGAGCGGAGGGAGGAAACGGGAGAGTGGAGTTGTCCCCCGGAGCCTCCGCAAAgaaagacacaacagcaaagaGCGAGAGCGCAG GAGGAGGATCCGTGTTTGTTGTGACGAGCTGAACACACTCGTGCCgttctgtcacacacacaccgacaaaGTCACAACTCTACAGTGGACCACCGCCTACGTCCGGTACATCAGcaagatctatggagaggcgttGAGAGAG GACTTTCAGAAGACTTTCACAGATAAAGATGGACTGATGCTGGACCCGTCCTCAGTGAACGCTCTGATCCTCCAGGAAACACAGAACATTTGTATGACAGTGGAGCCTTAA
- the LOC117373076 gene encoding myosin-11-like, which produces MNREGEKRSTTTKPQKTQLPGIHKKKNDRGVCGSVKEVSSMAPQGKREGKVSPTTPATESPRGPGAHRKLSDASNTSEELSNTSEELSNTSEELSKDSGCLSAKLSSSDSDTELSWIDGRAYESPDSEGKEEKDRGLEAPGPGLCRSSGVYMELIMRDTTEDLHREVEELRSENEYLKDELEELRCEMLEIRDLFQEEEVYQIQQLRLQLEQANKTCRILQYRLRKAERRSIRVAQTGQVDGELVRSLEHDIKVAKSVSLRLYNELEAVQKRNLQLEWENEALREKTQELEVAKQVLQAEAEKAKESSVRKKSVRSSSGKAEKRLSQIEDDSADLRCQLHFAKEELSLMCKKLTKLVSDSEGMQEELNKYRAAYGGIHNAQLPEGQQNSARAREAEVKSHLKLVEEEATLLSRRIVELEVENRGLRAEMSDLREKTGTGIEDQENTPVEQEREGQTQKAREQGGTETALISEGPGCDVTREGPVGGEWDPSDNHESSSDAKQDNRLNLTSQKDYDTMLALRDHCCILSSAIQLLMMPPKNGHCSSPSCTHAPMLENKLKKTSCFFPEPLNEALELFQTMLLAFIGRVEALLVLGGDLDQGAAHTEVHVWQPCTFSFPSGDSAGEIQKSPSKQECVEDLRTTEVKERDRQSKQVALMQTDSAHRCRDPKMQQCLQILGLLHQWCQGENESSGQAGSDLAGLLRDVAAQLLDEPIRFDRESRAARAKAAEVSVLFTLTACAPPPLLLSPGQQRASQGAPTADRSPGVVKALDTVFRLIH; this is translated from the exons AtgaacagagaaggagagaagaggagcacaACCACCAAACCACAGAAGACTCAGCTGCCTGGCATTCACAAAAAGAAGAATGACAGAGGTGTGTGCGGGTCTGTGAAGGAGGTCAGCTCTATGGCTCCTCAGGGGAAACGCGAGGGGAAAGTGTCCCCCACGACCCCGGCCACAGAGAGTCCACGGGGCCCCGGAGCGCACAGGAAACTCTCAGACGCGAGTAACACTTCAGAGGAGCTGAGTAACACTTCAGAGGAGCTGAGTAACACTTCAGAGGAGCTAAGTAAAGACTCTGGTTGTCTCTCTGCGAAACTGTCCTCCTCTGACAGCGACACAGAGTTAAGCTGGATCGACGGCAGAGCTTATGAGAGCCCAGACagtgaggggaaagaggagaaggacagaggacTGGAGGCTCCAGGGCCCGGGCTGTGTCGCTCCTCTGGGGTTTACATGGAGCTGATCATGAGGGACACCACAGAGGACCTGcacagagaggtggaggagctcAGATCAGAGAATGAATACCTCAAA GACGAACTGGAGGAGCTGCGATGTGAGATGTTAGAAATCCGAGACTTGTTTCAGGAAGAAGAGGTTTACCAAATACAGCAGTTACGACTTCAACTGGAACAGGCCAACAAGACCTGCCGCATCCTGCAGTACCGCCTCCGGAAGGCAGAGCGGCGCAGTATCCGAGTGGCACAGACGGGACAAGTGGACGGAGAACTGGTCCGATCCCTGGAGCACGATATTAAG GTCGCGAAAAGCGTTTCCCTCCGACTGTATAATGAGCTGGAAGCAGTGCAGAAGAGGAATCTGCAGCTGGAGTGGGAGAACGAGGCTCTCCGTGAGAAAACACAGGAGCTGGAGGTGGCCAAGCAAGTCCTGCAGGCGGAAGCTGAGAAGGCAAAAGAG AGCTCTGTGAGGAAGAAGAGCGTCAGATCCTCCTCTGGTAAAGCTGAGAAGAGGCTGTCTCAGATCGAG GATGACAGCGCTGATCTCCGGTGCCAGCTCCACTTCGCCAAGGAGGAATTATCTCTCATGTGCAAGAAGCTCACAAAGTTGGTATCGGACAGCGAGGGCATGCAGGAAGAGCTGAACAAGTACCGCGCGGCTTACGGCGGGATTCACAACGCCCAGCTGCCTGAAGGCCAACAGAACTCCGCCCGCGCCCGAGAAGCAGAGGTCAAAAGCCACTTGAAGCTGGTGGAAGAGGAAGCCACACTTTTGAGTCGTCGAATTGTTGAGCTGGAAGTGGAAAATCGAGGTTTGAGAGCGGAAATGAGCGATCTGAGAGAGAAGACGGGAACGGGAATAGAGGATCAAGAGAACACGCCAGTCGAGCAGGAGCGAGAGGGACAGACGCAAAAGGCAAGAGAACAAGGAGGTACGGAGACGGCGCTGATTTCGGAAGGCCCTGGCTGTGACGTCACCAGAGAGGGTCCCGTGGGCGGCGAATGGGACCCGTCCGACAATCACGAAAGCAGCAGTGACGCAAAACAAGACAACCGTTTGAATCTAACGTCGCAGAAAGACTACGACACAATGCTGGCGCTCCGAGACCACTGTTGCATTCTGAGCTCGGCTATTCAACTTTTGATGATGCCCCCGAAAAATGGCCACTGCTCGTCTCCCTCGTGCACACACGCTCCGATGTTAGAAAACAAGCTGAAGAAAACAAGTTGCTTTTTCCCAGAGCCTTTGAATGAGGCGTTGGAGCTGTTTCAGACCATGCTCCTAGCTTTCATCGGGAGGGTGGAGGCGCTGCTGGTGCTGGGGGGAGATTTGGACCAAGGAGCAGCCCACACTGAGGTCCATGTTTGGCAGCCGTGCACGTTCTCTTTCCCATCTGGAGACAGCGCAGGCGAAATTCAAAAGTCACCAAGTAAACAAGAGTGTGTGGAGGATCTGCGCACGAcggaggtgaaagagagagacagacagagcaaACAAGTTGCCTTAATGCAGACGGATTCTGCGCACCGCTGCAGGGATCCAAAAATGCAACAATGCCTGCAGATCCTGGGGCTGCTGCATCAGTGGTGCCAAGGAGAAAATGAG AGCTCGGGCCAGGCCGGGTCAGATCTGGCTGGCCTGTTGCGGGACGTGGCGGCGCAGCTCCTGGACGAGCCGATCAGATTTGACAGAGAGTCCAGAGCCGCGCGGGCCAAGGCGGCCGAGGTAAGTGTGCTGTTTACACTAACGGCATGTGCCCCCCCTCCCCTGCTGCTGTCGCCCGGGCAACAGAGAGCGAGCCAAGGCGCTCCCACCGCTGATCGCAGCCCTGGCGTCGTGAAAGCACTCGACACAGTATTTAGGCTAATCCACTGA
- the LOC129456356 gene encoding protein SOGA1-like, translated as MCFLKCKNDYGTPRISASAVGGAFDSTLLSPRAHVSKGTKRSLYQCNKKTKNWCYTNQEAAQLDPDDPVRTWDHLIMPLSFPGLDFDQMAMERSNTAPDKTDVRIYYSPPSRRRVAMAQQKHSPSVDRESVTTASPWFTPPSSFSALGLDSNLSDDMKEITASWRNVQEKWVNTASSGTQTQTRPQMVSVAMQTDASHGSLRSPSRVPNSPSPSSIPPPLASSANGVTGRAERPRGVTTSPKLRRHSSSIPSSMSSSSSSSSNRDRAMWNLAQQNHNGLTWTRQAGQRAEQAERGAKPPTKPGAANKCGLVTEFLRRVSGRADKPAQSNGQKTKSSSPLKNLERVPTRSPGAALQRSDSVTRIVNQRFMKQRDDRANGQSQGARLTPVPGEESNYECGSGGSLSFCFSRPSRSAPRPVSHQGKVQPRRYTPPSPAVHEPCANGTGVFSGSPSCL; from the exons ATGTGTTTTCTGAAGTGTAAAAACGATTATGGGACTCCACGGATATCAGCT AGCGCTGTCGGCGGTGCGTTCGACAGTACACTCCTATCTCCGAG AGCACATGTCTCCAAAGGAACAAAGCGCTCGCTTTACCAATGCAACAAAAAGACGAAAAACTGGTGCTACACGAACCAGGAGGCCGCCCAGCTGGACCCGGACGACCCCGTTAGAACGTGGGACCATCTGATCATGCCTCTTAGCTTCCCCGGTCTAGACTTCGATCAGATGGCGATGGAGCGAAGCAACACCGCCCCGGACAAAACAGATGTTCGGATCTACTACAGCCCTCCGTCGCGGCGCAGAGTAGCTATGGCCCAGCAAAAACATAGCCCCTCGGTAGACAGGGAATCGGTGACCACGGCGTCCCCATGGTTCACTCCGCCCTCATCTTTTTCTGCTCTCGGTTTGGACTCGAATTTAAGCGATGATATGAAAGAGATCACGGCAAGCTGGAGGAACGTTCAGGAGAAATGGGTGAACACGGCTAGCTCTGGTACGCAAACTCAGACGAGGCCGCAGATGGTGAGCGTGGCGATGCAAACCGACGCCTCCCACGGGTCACTAAGGAGCCCGAGTCGCGTCCCGAACAGCCCCTCCCCGTCCTCCATTCCTCCACCCCTCGCTTCTTCGGCGAACGGGGTCACGGGGCGAGCAGAGAGGCCGCGAGGCGTGACCACGTCGCCTAAACTTCGCAGACACTCTTCTTCGATACCTTCGTCGATGTCGTCATCTTCGTCGTCGTCATCGAACAGGGACAGAGCGATGTGGAACCTCGCGCAACAAAATCACAACGGACTGACGTGGACGAGGCAGGCGGGTCAAAGGGCGGAGCAGGCAGAACGCGGCGCCAAACCTCCGACTAAACCGGGCGCTGCCAACAAATGTGGGCTTGTGACCGAGTTTTTACGACGGGTGAGCGGAAGAGCAGACAAACCCGCGCAGAGCAACGGGCAGAAAACCAAAAGCAGCAGTCCCCTGAAGAACTTGGAGCGGGTCCCGACACGATCGCCCGGAGCCGCACTGCAGAGGAGCGACAGCGTGACCAGAATCGTAAACCAGCGCTTCATGAAGCAGAGAGACGACAGAGCCAACGGTCAGAGCCAGGGAGCTCGCCTGACCCCCGTCCCAGGAGAG GAGTCTAATTACGAGTGTGGCTCCGGCGGGTCGTTGTCGTTCTGTTTTTCGCGCCCGTCCCGCTCGGCGCCTCGTCCCGTTTCGCACCAGGGCAAAGTGCAGCCACGCAGATACACCCCCCCCAGTCCAGCTGTGCATGAGCCGTGTGCAAATGGAACAGGTGTTTTTTCAGGTTCaccttcctgtttatag